One genomic segment of Paraburkholderia aromaticivorans includes these proteins:
- a CDS encoding polysaccharide deacetylase family protein → MNDTRNMPAAENRARQLLATHGRFAYRPITDSDAYRWPGDTGLAVYLGLNIEHFAFGEGLGAALGPISPQPDVLNHSWREYGNRVGAWRCIELFDQLDLPAGTLINTALYDHCPELIEACVARGDELIGHGHTNAHRQSDLDENGERELLLHCRERIIEVSGTTPHGWLSPWISESRLTPDLLAETGYRYTLNWCHDDRPVRMATRGGPLWSIPYPQELNDLPMMVGRHMDGRAFADMIIDQFDEMLEQANRGVQPQALVMGIALHPYLVGQPYRLRHLRRALQHIAAARARGDVWITTPGAIADHMDRLERDGVVRPAVA, encoded by the coding sequence ATGAACGACACACGGAACATGCCAGCAGCAGAGAACCGCGCGCGCCAGTTGCTCGCCACGCACGGCCGCTTCGCGTACCGGCCGATCACCGACAGCGACGCCTATCGCTGGCCCGGCGATACCGGGCTCGCGGTCTATCTGGGCTTGAACATCGAACACTTTGCTTTCGGCGAGGGGCTCGGCGCGGCGCTCGGCCCGATCTCGCCGCAACCGGATGTGCTGAACCACAGTTGGCGGGAGTACGGCAATCGCGTCGGCGCGTGGCGCTGCATCGAACTGTTCGATCAACTGGACCTGCCGGCCGGCACGCTGATCAACACCGCGCTCTACGATCACTGTCCTGAACTGATCGAGGCCTGCGTGGCGCGCGGCGACGAACTGATCGGCCACGGCCACACCAACGCGCACCGGCAGAGCGATCTGGACGAAAACGGCGAACGTGAGCTGCTTCTGCATTGCCGCGAGCGAATCATCGAAGTGTCGGGCACGACGCCGCATGGCTGGCTTTCGCCGTGGATTTCAGAGTCCCGCCTGACACCCGATCTGCTCGCCGAAACCGGCTACCGCTATACGCTGAACTGGTGCCACGACGACCGCCCGGTGCGCATGGCCACGCGCGGTGGGCCGCTCTGGTCGATTCCCTATCCGCAGGAACTCAACGATTTGCCGATGATGGTAGGCCGTCATATGGACGGCCGCGCCTTCGCCGATATGATCATCGACCAGTTCGACGAGATGCTCGAACAGGCCAATCGTGGCGTGCAGCCGCAGGCGCTCGTCATGGGCATTGCGCTGCATCCGTATCTGGTGGGACAGCCGTATCGTTTGCGGCATTTGCGCCGTGCGCTTCAGCATATTGCCGCGGCGCGCGCGCGGGGCGACGTGTGGATCACCACGCCGGGCGCCATCGCGGACCATATGGATCGACTGGAGCGGGACGGCGTGGTGCGCCCGGCGGTTGCATGA
- a CDS encoding ABC transporter substrate-binding protein: MSEANESPAPATTDGKEKGLSRRTFIKGAVAAAGIAGFPYVHAQEKITLRYLGTAVNQSADIAKKFKEDTGIEIQYVPVTTDDVAKRIITQPNSFDIVDTEYFALKKLIPAGTLAGMDAKRIKLADRITPVLTRGEVNGKKIGDQGTAPKKVMFLTGARSTQFSATPTEWMTLIPTTYNADTLGIRPDLIKRPIDSWAELLNPQFKGKAALLNIPAIGIMDSAMAIEAMGHVKYGDKGNMTKAEIDQTIKILIEAKRAGQFRAFWKDFNESVNLMASGEVVIQSMWSPAVTKVRTMGIACKFQPLKEGYRSWASGFGFPRSLQGKKLDAAYEFVNWFQDGWAGAYLMRQGYYPGVLETAKTHMQPYEWDYWIEGKAAAQDIKAPDGQLLEKAGTVRDGGSYNQRMGAIACWNAVMDENIYMVQKWNEFIAA, from the coding sequence ATGAGTGAAGCGAACGAGAGCCCGGCACCGGCCACTACGGATGGGAAGGAAAAAGGCCTGTCGCGCCGCACGTTCATCAAGGGCGCGGTGGCGGCGGCCGGCATTGCCGGTTTTCCGTACGTGCACGCGCAGGAAAAAATCACGTTGCGCTACCTCGGCACGGCGGTCAATCAGAGCGCCGACATCGCTAAGAAATTCAAGGAAGACACCGGCATCGAGATTCAATATGTGCCGGTGACCACCGACGACGTCGCCAAGCGCATCATCACCCAGCCGAACTCGTTCGACATTGTCGACACTGAATACTTCGCGCTCAAGAAGCTGATTCCGGCCGGCACGCTGGCGGGCATGGACGCGAAGCGCATCAAGCTCGCCGACAGGATCACGCCCGTGCTCACGCGCGGTGAAGTCAACGGCAAGAAGATCGGCGATCAGGGCACCGCGCCGAAGAAGGTGATGTTCCTCACCGGTGCGCGCTCCACGCAATTCTCCGCCACGCCGACCGAGTGGATGACGCTGATTCCCACCACCTACAACGCCGATACGCTCGGCATCCGTCCCGACCTGATCAAGCGGCCCATCGACAGTTGGGCGGAGCTGCTCAATCCGCAGTTCAAGGGCAAGGCCGCGCTGCTGAACATTCCCGCGATCGGCATCATGGACTCGGCCATGGCGATCGAGGCGATGGGTCACGTGAAATACGGCGACAAAGGCAACATGACCAAGGCCGAGATCGATCAGACCATCAAGATTCTGATCGAAGCGAAACGGGCCGGCCAGTTCCGCGCGTTCTGGAAGGACTTCAACGAAAGCGTGAACCTGATGGCCTCGGGCGAAGTGGTGATCCAGTCGATGTGGTCGCCTGCCGTCACCAAGGTCCGCACCATGGGGATTGCGTGCAAATTCCAGCCGCTCAAGGAAGGCTATCGTTCGTGGGCCTCGGGCTTCGGTTTCCCGCGTTCGCTGCAAGGCAAGAAGCTCGACGCCGCCTATGAGTTCGTCAACTGGTTCCAGGACGGCTGGGCAGGCGCCTATCTGATGCGCCAGGGCTATTACCCGGGCGTGCTCGAAACCGCGAAGACGCACATGCAGCCTTACGAGTGGGACTACTGGATCGAAGGCAAGGCCGCCGCGCAAGACATCAAGGCGCCGGACGGCCAACTGCTCGAAAAAGCCGGCACCGTGCGCGACGGCGGCTCGTACAACCAGCGCATGGGCGCGATTGCCTGCTGGAACGCGGTGATGGACGAGAACATCTACATGGTCCAGAAGTGGAACGAGTTCATCGCGGCCTGA
- a CDS encoding ABC transporter ATP-binding protein, whose protein sequence is MIQPVSTVLETKAADIELVHVSKQYGDSLAVDAIDLRIAGGQYCCLLGPSGCGKTSTLRMIAGHESVTEGDILIAGRNVTRAEPAARGTAMVFQNYALFPHLSALDNVAFSLKMRGIARDVRRKRAAELLELVAMSAYAERKPAQLSGGQQQRVALARALLNQPGCLLLDEPLSALDPFLRVQMRAELKRWQKELGITFVHVTHSQEEAMALADLVVVMSHGRIEQSGTPHEVFNRPRTEFVARFLGGHNVFNTNGRLFTVRADHLRVVPHGITPVQNASGDNGMTRIGGVPCTVREAEYQGTHLRMTLDPLDGSPELVSLVSDGDYDPARLGPEARVVVWWNEQDAHPLAA, encoded by the coding sequence ATGATCCAGCCTGTTTCAACGGTGCTCGAAACCAAAGCCGCCGATATCGAACTGGTGCACGTGTCGAAGCAATATGGCGATTCGCTTGCCGTCGACGCGATCGATCTGCGCATTGCCGGTGGCCAGTACTGCTGCCTGCTCGGGCCGTCGGGATGCGGCAAGACCTCGACCTTGCGCATGATCGCCGGGCATGAATCCGTCACCGAAGGCGACATTCTGATCGCCGGCCGCAACGTCACGCGGGCCGAGCCGGCCGCTCGCGGCACGGCCATGGTGTTTCAGAACTATGCGCTGTTCCCGCATCTGAGCGCGCTCGACAACGTCGCGTTCAGCCTGAAGATGCGTGGCATTGCCAGGGATGTGCGGCGCAAGCGCGCCGCCGAGTTGCTGGAACTGGTCGCGATGTCCGCGTATGCCGAACGCAAACCGGCCCAGCTCTCCGGCGGCCAGCAGCAACGCGTCGCGCTTGCCCGCGCGCTGCTGAACCAGCCGGGCTGCCTGTTGCTCGATGAACCGCTCTCGGCGCTCGATCCGTTCCTGCGCGTGCAGATGCGCGCCGAACTCAAGCGCTGGCAGAAAGAACTCGGCATCACCTTCGTGCACGTCACGCATTCGCAGGAAGAAGCGATGGCGCTAGCCGATCTCGTCGTGGTGATGAGCCACGGCCGTATCGAGCAGAGCGGCACGCCGCATGAAGTGTTCAACCGCCCGCGCACCGAATTCGTGGCGCGCTTTCTCGGCGGTCACAACGTCTTCAACACCAATGGCCGGCTGTTTACCGTGCGCGCCGATCATCTGCGCGTCGTGCCGCATGGCATCACGCCGGTGCAGAACGCCAGCGGCGATAACGGCATGACGCGCATTGGCGGCGTGCCTTGCACGGTGCGCGAAGCCGAGTACCAGGGCACGCATCTGCGCATGACGCTCGACCCGCTCGACGGCTCGCCCGAGTTGGTCTCGCTCGTGAGCGACGGCGATTACGATCCGGCGCGGCTCGGTCCCGAGGCCCGCGTGGTGGTCTGGTGGAACGAACAGGACGCGCATCCGCTCGCAGCCTGA
- a CDS encoding ABC transporter permease — protein sequence MATIDLPSRAQDKPVKHRRAPAWLQAAPLSLTFLLFFIVPLVITLIVSFWDFNEYQIIPAFTLKNYAAIFNGCSSMTDVCVTVKTYWSTLRFCAIVWAVTLLLGFSIAYFLAFHVRTTSMQTVLFLVCTIPFWTSNVIRMISWMPLLGRNGLVNQALLGAHLIDQPLEWLLYSNFSVVLAFVHLYTFFMIVPIFNAMMRIDRSLLEAARDAGASGWQVVRDVVLPLSKTGIVIGSIFVITIVMGDFLTVGVMGGQQIASVGKIIQVQTGYLQFPAAAANAILLLAVVLMIVWGLTRVVDIRKEL from the coding sequence ATGGCAACGATCGACCTTCCCTCGCGCGCGCAGGACAAGCCCGTCAAACACCGCCGCGCGCCCGCATGGCTGCAGGCGGCGCCGCTTTCGCTGACCTTCCTGCTGTTTTTCATCGTGCCGCTGGTCATCACGCTGATCGTCAGTTTCTGGGACTTCAACGAATACCAGATCATCCCCGCGTTCACGTTGAAGAATTACGCGGCGATCTTCAACGGCTGTTCGTCGATGACGGACGTCTGCGTCACCGTCAAGACCTACTGGTCGACGCTCAGGTTTTGCGCGATCGTGTGGGCGGTGACCTTGCTGCTGGGTTTTTCGATCGCCTACTTCCTCGCGTTTCACGTACGCACTACGAGCATGCAGACCGTGTTGTTCCTCGTCTGCACGATTCCGTTCTGGACCTCGAACGTGATCCGGATGATTTCATGGATGCCGCTGCTCGGCCGCAACGGTCTCGTCAATCAGGCGCTGCTCGGCGCGCATCTGATCGACCAGCCGCTGGAATGGCTGCTGTATTCGAATTTTTCGGTGGTGCTCGCGTTCGTTCACCTCTACACGTTCTTCATGATCGTGCCGATTTTCAACGCGATGATGCGCATCGACCGGTCGCTGCTCGAAGCCGCGCGCGACGCCGGCGCGAGCGGCTGGCAAGTGGTGCGCGACGTGGTGCTGCCGCTGTCGAAAACCGGCATCGTGATCGGCTCGATCTTCGTCATCACGATCGTGATGGGCGACTTCCTGACGGTCGGCGTGATGGGCGGCCAGCAGATCGCGTCGGTGGGCAAGATCATTCAGGTGCAGACCGGCTACCTGCAATTTCCCGCCGCGGCGGCCAACGCGATCCTTCTGCTCGCCGTGGTGCTGATGATCGTGTGGGGTTTGACGCGGGTCGTCGACATTCGCAAGGAGCTGTGA